The stretch of DNA CGCGCCCGCCCACAAACGTCCAGCCACTCAGCGCCCGCGCCCCTTCCCGCACGTCCTCTTCCGAATAGTTTGGTTGAGTTGGGGAGCCGATTCCAGTGGTGAACAGTTCTAACACTTCCCGGCTGAAATTCTCGTTGGGCTTGCCGTTGCGGTTCTGATCGTTGTCGAGGTAACGCAGCATGGCGGGCGTGCGGGCTATGTCCAGCGCGAGGGCCGAGAAACTGGGCGTGGCCGCGTGCCGCCGCAGCAGCGACAGGTATTCGGTCAGTGCAGGCACGTTTTTCACCTTGTCGGTGCCCACCACAAAATGGTTGCTCCACAGCAGCGTCAGGCGTTCGCGCAGGGGGTGAGGGCCGTACAGCATCTCGAACAGCCAGCGGGCGCGAATCAGTTGCAGGCCCGCGCCGGGGGTGGCCGCCTGCATGGGGTCGAAGGGATTGCCGGGGGCCACAGCGCCGTCAAAACTGAGCAGGTCGCGGGCCACCGTGCGGGCGTCACTTCCCACCAGCGCCCGAATCTGGGCATCGGTGGCCCCGAACGCGGTGCGCCTCAGCAGGTGCGCGGCGTCTTCGGCGGTCAGCGGGCGGGAATACGGGGCAAGGGTCATGAAGGTGGCTCCTGAAGGTGAAGGGCGGTGAGAAGGGCAACACGGACGGTTCTTATCTGTTGGAGTCAACCGGAGCGGCAAAAGTTCCCAGCCCCGCCTCATCTACCTGCCGCACGTTCGCCAGTGCCGTTTTCAACGCGGATTCGGGCAGGTTGCCGACCAGCCACACAAAGCGCACGCCGCCCGCTCCCGCCACGCGCACCGAGGCCACGCCCACCGCTGGGCGCACATTGCGTGGAGCCACGATCAGGGCCAGCACATTCACGCCGTCCGACAACGTGATTTCGGTGCCGCCCTGACCCTCGGCACGGGCTCTGGCAGCGACGGGCGTAAAGCCAGCAGGCAGGCGCAGGCCCGGCAAGGCGGCTTTCAGAACCGCGCCGAGGCCGATGCCAGAAGAGAGTGGCTGCACAGGGACGCGGGCCAACGCCCCATTCACCTTCACGAACGCGGCGCGGCGGGCCAGCGTGCCGTCTGGCATGCGTTCCTCGAAGGCCAACGGCACCTTCCACGCCTGGTCTATCCACAGACTCCAGCGGGCCGCCACACCCCGTCTGGGCATCAGGTCAAAGCGCGTGCTGGGGCGGCCTGCAACGGCCTCCGAGTCGCCCCGCGTGACCGTAAAATTGCGGGCCAACAGCGCGGGACGGAACGGGACGGCGGGCAGGGCGTTCGCGGTGCGCGTGGGTGTGGTTCGGGGCGGAAAAAAGACGCTGACTTCCACCTGCCCGCGTGCCGTCCACTGGCGGGCTTTTTTGAGGGCGGCGGACAGATCGTGGGCGGCAGAGGTGGAGTCGGTAGCGTGGGCAGAACTCAGGAGCAGCAGGCCCAGCGCTGGAAGGAGCTTTACCATCCTTCCCCCAACGCATCCTGATACACGGCGTAAGCGGCACTGGCGGGCAGATCAGCGGACATCAGCGCGGGCCGCAACACGCTGACTCCAGCGATGACGGCGGCTGAGGCGAGGGCGGCGGCAATCCATTTCGTGGGTTTAGCGCGTGTGGGCCAAAGCGGACGCGCAGCAGTGGCAACCGGCTGAGCCTGGAGCGACCTTGCTTCGGCCAGCCTCGTGCGGTGGCCTGCCAAAAACCGCTCCGCCGCCCCCGCGTCAGCCTCGTTCGGCTCTCTGACCGCCGCAAAGAGCGCGTCCAGTTCGGCGTCGCTGGCTTCCATTCCTGACTCAAACATGTCCGGCTCAAACTGACTCATGGGGTGACTCCTGTTCTGGTGAGCAGCACGCGCAACGCGGCCCGCGCCCGATTGATTCGGCTCTTCACGGTGCCCAGTTCCGCGCCCGTAATTTCGGCAATTTCGGCGTAGTCCAGTCCCGACAGTTCGCGCAGGGCCAACGCCTCGCGCTGATCGGGCGGCAGCGTGTGCATGGCGCGGGCCAAGCGTTCGCGTAAGTCAGTATTTTCTCCCGACAACACCAGATCGTGCGGCGCGGCGGGTTCGGCTACCGATTCCAGCGGCACAGGCTGGCTGGCCTTCAGCGCCCGCGTGCAGGCATTCAGGGCGATTCGGTGCAGCCAGGTGGAGAAGGCGGCCTCTGCCCGGAAGTTGTTCAGGCCGCCGTGAACCGCGATAAACACGTCCTGCACCACGTCGTCTGCCGCGCCGGGGCCGACCATGCTGGCGGCGAGGCGATGAATGCGCGGCGCGTGGCGCGTGACTAGCACCTCGAACGCCCCCTCGCTGCGCGGCCCCGGCTGCCGGAAGGCCTGCACCAGCGCCTCGTCTGTCCAGTCAGACTGGGGCCACGTATGTAGGTCAGCAGAGTCATTCAAAGTCACCTCATAGGTTAGAGGCGGGAGGCGGGGGAAAAGTTCCGCACTGCGTTATGGGGTGTGCGATATGGGGAAAGCGGATCGTGGATCGGAGGACGTGGAAACAGCCAAACCACGATCCACCCTGCACCTTCCACCCCAATCCCCCCTTCCGCCGTTACCATAGGGCCATGACCGCCCGCACGCTCTCTCCCTCTGCCGAGGATTACGTCAAACAGCTGTACGCCCTTGGCCTGAGCGGGCAAAAAGGCGGCGGCAAAGTCAGTACGCAGGCGTTGGCCGACGCGCTGGGCGTGGCTCCGGCCAGCGTAACCGGAATGCTCCGCAAGCTCAGCGAGCAGGGGTTGGTGTCTCACGCGCCGTATCAGGGCGCACGCCTGACCGCCGAGGGCGAGCGGGTGGCGCTGGAAGTGCTGCGGCATCACCGCCTGCTGGAACTGTTTTTGCACCGGGCGCTGGGCGTGCCACTGGACGAGGTACACGAGGAAGCCGAGCGGCTGGAACACGCCCTGAGCGAGCGCCTAGAGGCCCGCATTGCCGCGTGGCTGGGCGACCCCACCCACGACCCGCACGGCGACCCGATTCCCACGCTGGCGGGCGAGGTGCCTGCACGGGCCGAGCGGCGGCTGTCCCAGCTGGCGGTGGGCGACGGCGGCATGGTGGCCCGCGTGCCAGACGGCGACGCCGAGCAGTTGCGGGCACTGGTGGCGGCGGGCCTGACCCCCGGCGCGGCCCTGCGCGTGCGGGTGGTAGACGCCGCGCTGGGAACGCTGACTGTTGAGATTGGCCCCACAGCAGATCATGTCCTGACGCTGGCCCTCGCCGTAGCGGCACAGGTTCACGTTCATGCTGGCACCAGTTATGCCGGAACCAGTCTTGCCTCAGAAAAGGCCACCGCTTGAAGACGGTTTTAGGGCAACACCTTCGGCAGCAACTGGCCGCCGCCCACCTCGCCCTGACTTTCCTGACCACGCTGCCGCTGCCGCATGTGCAGAAGGTGGAAGATGGCGATTTTGCGCGGGCCAGTGCCTATTACCCGCTGGCCGGGTACGCGGTGGGCGGCGTGGTGGCGCTGACGCTGTGGCTGCCCCTGCCGCTGCCAGACGGCGTGCGGGCGGCGCTGGCGGTGGGCGCGTGGCTGCTCGTGACCGGAATGCTGCACTTTGACGGTCTGGTGGACAGCGCCGACGCCCTGTTCGCCATGAAAAGCCCGGAACGCCGTCTGGAAATCATCCATGACGTGCATGTGGGCGCGTTCGGGCTGGCGACCGGGGCACTGAGCCTGCTGACACTGTGGAGCCTGCTGGCCTCGGATATTCCGGCCTATGCAGTGGTGGTGGCAGCGGTGGCAGCGCGGCTGGTGCTGCTGGCCCCCATGAACCTGTTTCCGGCGGCGCGGCAGGAATCGCTGGGCGCACGCTCACGCGAGGGACGCTGGGGGCTGGCGTTGCTGCTGGCCGTGCCCGCGCTGCTGCTGCCGGGAGCGGGCTTGGCCTTTTTAGCGGCCCTGATCGCGGCGCTGCTGGTGGCCCGGTTCGCGTCGGGGCGCTTGGGCGGCGGCATCAGCGGCGACATCTACGGCATGATTGTGGTGGTGGCCGAACTGGTGGCGCTGGGCGCGTTTGCGTGGGGGAAGGGTTGAGCCAAACTTCTCTGCCACTGACCCTGTACCTGATCCGGCACGCGCCCACGCTGCCCAACGCCCAGCGGCGGTATCCGCACAGCGGCGAGGACGCCTCCCTATCGGATGCGGGGCGGATATTGGCGGCAGGATTGGCGGGCACACTTCCAGCCTCGCCACTCGCTTATCTGTTGGCTTATACCTCTCCGGCGCGGCGGGCACGCGAAACGGCGGCGCTGGCAGGGTTTCCGCACGCACAGGCTGCGCCGGCCCTGCAAGAAGCCCGTTTTGGCGTGATGGCAGGCCACACCTGGGCCGAACTGGAAGACGAATATGGTGTTGCCCCACGGGAATGGATAGACGCCCTCTCCGACCCTGGTTCGGACTCTGGGCCACCGGGCGGCGAAACGGGGCGCACCTTCCATGCCCGCCTTCAGAAGTGGTTAGACGCCCTGCCACACGCGGGAACCGTGGTGGCCTTCACCCATGCTGGCCCGCTGCTGGCCCTGCTGCGCCTGACTGTGGGTTTGCGGGCTGCTGAAATTGCGCCGGGGGGCAGGGCGGTGCTGCACCGGGCCGCCGCACATCCCACTTCAGCGGGCGGGGACTGGTGGCTCTCGCATCTGGCCCCGCCCACTGGCTAAGCTGAGAAAGTGAATTCCACACAAACTCTACAGGCCCCCTTCTTGGTCACAGGTGGTACGGGGCAATTGGGCCGCCCCCTCGTGGCCGAACTGTTGCGGCATGGGGCCGAGGTGCGGGTGCTGACGCGCCGTATACCCGCTGCCGCGCCCCCTGCGGGCCTGACCTACGTCGCGGGCGACCTCACAACCGGTGAAGGCTTGACCGGAGCTTTGCGCGGCGTGGGCACCGTGATTCATGCTGCCCACGACCCCACCGACCCCATGCGGGACGTCACCGCCACCCGCAATCTGCTGCAAGCCTGCCGCGATACCGCAACCCCGCCCCCTGCGGTGCTGTACGTGTCTATCGTGGGCGCGGCTCAGGCCACTGCTTTTGGCTATTACGCGGGCAAAGTGCGCGGTGAAGCACTGGTACAGAGCAGCGGCCTCCCTTACCTGATCTTCCAGGCCACCCAGTTTCAGGAATTTGTGGCCGAAATATTGACCGGATTGACGCGCTGGCCGCTGGTGCCGCTGCTGCCGGGTCAATTGCAACCTGTGGCTGTCGCGGATGTAGGCGCTGTGCTGGCCGACCACGCCCTGCACGGCACACGCGGCGAAGCGGTCTTGGCCGGGCCAGAGATCATCACCCTGCACGAGCTGACCCGGACGTGGCTGGCCGCTCACCACCAGCACAAGCTGTTGCTGCCACTGCCCTTCGCGCCCCCTCACCCCTTTTTGCAGGCGGTGAGACGCGGCGTTCTCACGGCACCGCAGGCGGCTTACCAGGGGCGCAGTTGGGCCGACTTCCTGCGCGAATCCATCCTATGACCCTTATATTTGTCACAGGCGGCGCACGCAGCGGCAAAAGCAGTTTTGCAGAGAAGATCGCGCAGGAGCGGGCAGAAAGCAGCGTGACTTACCTCGCCACTGCACAGGCTTTCGACACCGAGATGGAAGACCGTATTGCCCGCCACCGCACAGACCGCCCCGCCGAGTGGCACACCGTAGAGGAGCCGCTGGACGTGCTGGTCGCCCTGCAAGCCGCGCCCACGCCCACCGTGCTGCTGGACTGCCTGAGTTTGTGGGTCAGCAATCTGCTGCTGTCGGGTCTGGATGAAGAGGTGATTCTGGCGCGTACCGACGCCGTACTCCACGCTCAGACCGTGCGCGGCGGCCTGCTGATCGCCGTGACCAACGAAGTCGGCAGCGGCATCGTGCCCGACAATGCGTTGGCCCGCAGCTACCGCGACATTCTGGGCCGGGTCAACCAGCGTTTTGCCGCCGCGTCAGCCGAAGCGTATCTGCTGGCAAGCGGGCTGCCGCTGCAGCTGAAGTAGAAAAGGCGCACTTGTCCTCCCCTCTCCTACGGAGCTTTTGAAGTCAAGGGGGGCATTGCGCCAGCAACGGAGGGGGTTCACCTTCCAAGCCAGATTTAAGCTTAAGCCACACCTTCCCCTGCCCTACCCTAAGCTCCCACTATGCCCACTCCTTCCCTGCCCACCGAACTTGCCGCCCTGATTGCCGCCGTGCAGCCTGCCCACGCCGGGGCGGTGGCCGCTGCCCGCACGCGCCAAGCCCAACTGACCAAACCGCACGGGGCGCTGGGCGATCTGGAAGAGGTGAGTGTGCGGCTGGCGGGCGTGTTCGGGTCAGACCGACCCCATCCACGCGGCGTGGCGGTGCTGGTGGCGGCGGCAGATCACGGCGTCGCGGCAGGCCCGCACCCCGTCAGCGCCTACCCGCCCGAAGTCACGCCCGCCATGGTCGCCAACTTTTTGGCCGACACCCCCGCCGGACTGGGCGGAGCCGCTGTGAACGCGATTGCGCGCAGTGTGGGAGCGCGGGTGTACGTGATGGATGCGGGCGTGAATGCCGACCTGCCGCAGCACCCGGCGTTGGTGAGAGCAGCGGACTTGGGGGGACTGGGGCGTCGCGGTACATCCGACCTGAGAACCGGGCCTGCCATGAGCCGGGATGAAGCAGTGGCCCTGATTCTGGCAGGCGCGGCACTGGCCCGCCAAGCTGTGCAGGACGGCGCAGACCTGATCGTGCCCGGAGAAATGGGCATCGGCAACACCACGCCTGCTGCGGCCCTGACTGCCCGGATGCTGGGGCAGGACGCTGTCGCCGTAACCGGACGGGGCACGGGCGTAGACGACGCCACGCTGGAGCGCAAAGTGGCCGCCGTGCGGGAGGCGTTGGCACGCGGCGGCAGCACTCTTGCAGACCCATTGGGCGTGCTGGCCGATCTGGGCGGCTTCGAGATCGCGGCGATGCTGGGCATGATGCTTCAGTCGGTGGCGCTGGGTAAGGTCGTCATTCTGGACGGGTTTGTAGAAGGCAGCGCGGCCCTGCTGGCTGTGGCGCTGGCCCCCGCCCTGGCCGACTTCCTGTTTGCCGCCGGAGAATGCGCCGAAATCGGGCACGCGGCGCAACTGGCGCACCTGAATCTGAAACCGATGTTCCGTCTAGGCCTGCGCCTGGGCGAGGGCACGGGGGGCGTGCTGGCCGCGCCTATGTTGCTGGCAGCGGCGGCCACCCTGCGGGAAATGCAGACCTTTGCCGAGGCTGGGGTTCCGGGTGGGGCGTGAGGGCGCCTCAGGGTCGAGGGTCTGAGGGTCTAAGAAGGGCAATCGCTGACGCTCATTTACCCCTCCCCGCATCCCCTCAAGGGTCACGAGGCTCACGGCCCCCTATTCCGGCCCTTGTTCTGTTGCCCTCGCCCCTGTGGGACTCGCAGAGCTGCGCAGCAGAGAGGGGCGCTGCATGAGCAGTGGGGTGAGGGGGAGAGTCGGACGCATTCCTGCCCCAGCACCTTAAAGATCCTCGACCCTTAGACGCTCCTCGCCCAAACGTTTGCCCCGCTATCCCGCAAAATGGCTCTATGTCCGACCACGAACTGAACTTTGCCCGCGAAATCCTAGGCTCGCGCAATTACCGCGACGTGCCCGACGATGAAGTGCTGGCACAGGCCGAGCGGCTCCTGGGCGACTGGATGTCGGGTGAGGCCCGCATGGAACGGCCAAAGCTGTATGACCATTACGCCCTGCTGCTGCTGGCCCTGATCCGCCGCACCCGGAGTTTGGAAGACCGGGTGGCAATTCTGGAAGCCCAACAGGGCCAGCAGGACGAATGACCGCCCCGACTGCACCCCGTATCCGCGTGAAAGTCTGCGGCACCACGTCTGTTACCGACGCCGTACAGGCCGCTGAGGCTGGGGCCGATGCCCTTGGGTTCATCTTCGCGCCGATCAGCAAACGGCTGGTATCGGCAGAAGTGGCGCGGGCCGCCAGCCTGAGCGTGGGGCCAGTCGTGGCGCGTGTCGGCGTGTTTTTGGATCAGGGGTTAGACGAGGTACTCAGAACGGCAGAGCGGGCGCGGATGAGTGCCGTGCAGCTTCACGGCGATTTGTCAAGCCTTTACGTGAGCGAGGTGGCCCGCTATCATCCCGTTCTGCGTGTGTTGCGCCCCGCCGATTTGCTGGCAGGTGCAGACGCGCTAGAAGCCGCGAAAGAGGTTGCGGAAGTCCCCGGCGTGACCCTGATGCTGGACGCCCCGGAACCGGGCGGTGGCGTGCCGCTGGACTGGGAAGCCCTGCGCCCGATCTTTCCGGCAGGGGCCTGGCTGGCGGGTGGATTGGGGCCGCAGAACGTGGCTGCCGCGATCCGGGCACTGAACCCGGTGGGAGTGGACGCCGTGAGCCGCCTAGAGAGTTCTGCGGGTGTGAAAAATCATGATTTGGTGTGGTCTTTCGTTGTGGCCGCACGTTCTGGCTCCTCTGCTGACGGAGCATAGTTATCCACAGGCATGCGTTTCACTGTGGATAACTTTCGGACTTTTCAGAGACCTTTCGGAAACCCGCTTGCAGGCCGTCCCACACAGTCAAAATCCCCTCTTTGCAGGGGGTGTTTCACAGGTCTATCCATAGGTTGTCCACAAGGCCTGTGGATAAAATTGTGGATAACTTTCAGTCTCTCGTGTGGTCAATGTCAGATTTTGCCGTCTGCGGCGGTAAGCCAAACCAGTGGGCAAGGGCCTGTCCAGCTTCCACCACATTGCTCGCGTTTGGCAGGCTCAGACCTGATGCCGCGAAGGGCACGCGGGCCAGCGTATGGGCCTTGACGGTCAAGTTTTCGGCGTTCCCATGATCGGAGGTGAGCAGCACCTGTGCCCCGGCCTGCAAGGCTCCGGCCAGCAACGCGTCTACCCGCACAAGGTACGCCCGCGCCGCCGCTGCCACCGCCGGACGGGTGGGCAGGCTCCCCAGATGGCCCAGTGGGTCGCTGAACCAGAGGTCTGCCACCAACAAATCATGGGTTTGGGCGCTGGTTGCCAGGCTCTCGCCCAGGCGAGAAACCTCGTCCAGTGGGCGCACGGGCTGCCAAGGTTCGGTGTAACTGAGGCCCAGTGTGGCAGGCACAGGCGGCACGCCGGGCGGGTTCAGTGGGCTTCCGGCGGCCAGAAACGAGAACGGAAAACAGCCCATACGGGGTCGCCGCGCCTGCGCTTCAAAGTAGGGCGGTGGGTAATGGTTGGCGAGGGCCACCCTTGCGCCTGCCTGTGCCAGCCGCACCGGAAGCGCCGATTCACGCAGAAGGCGCTGCAAGGTCGGCCCCGGATGCGGCCCAAAATGCTCGCCCATCACGCGCACGGCGTCCTGCCCGGTCAGCCAGCACGCCTGCCCTGTCCCCGATTGCGGCAGTCCCAGCACGCCCAAGGTGGTATCGAGCGCCTGCCCGGCGTCGATCAGGGGCCGCAGCGCAGGCAACGGCTGATCCCAGATGGAATCCGGCCCCACTGCGTCTAGAGGATGGCCCACGCCGTCCAGGGCGAGCCAGAGGAGGGCAGAGGGCATGGAGGAAGTGTAGAGGGATTGTGGAGGGTGGATTGTAGAAGGTGAGAAAACAGCGAGAGGCTGAGTTGACCTCTTCACGCACCTCAGGCTGTCTCTCCTCAGCCCGCCACCGCCTTACCACACCGACACTGAACCGGGTTCATTGCCTTCGTTCAGCATTTAGTCTAAAACTCTGAACGTGCCTGACCGTCTGTTGCCGCTGCTCTCCGACCTTCCTCAATCTGGGGAGGCGTTGGGGGCGCGGCTGGGCGTGGGGCGCGTCACCGTGAATACGCTGGCGCGGCGGCTGGAAGCAGACGGCGTGCCCGTGGTCATTTCTCGCGAGGGGTACGCCCTGGCGGCGGGCACGCCTGCGCCGATGCTGGTGGCCCCGCTGCTGGCCACCCACACCTTCGGGCAGGCCCTGCGCTACGCCGGAACTGTCACCAGCACACAGGATGTGGCCCGCGCCTGGGCCGATGACGCCGCTGCACCAGCCGCACACGGCGCAGTCGTGGTGGCCGAACGGCAGAGCGCAGGCCGGGGCAGGCGTGGCCGGGCCTGGGACACCACGCACGGTACGCTGGTTTTTAGTGTGCTGCTGCATGGCCTGACCTTGCCCGAACTGGCACTGATTCCGTTGGCAGCGGGCGTGGCGGTGCAGGCGGCGTCCCGAATAGGTGGTCTGAAATGGCCCAACGACCTTTTGGCTGCCGATGGCCGCAAACTGGCAGGCATTCTGCTGGAGGCCGATCTACGGGGCGAAGAAGTCCGGCGGGCCGTGCTGGGCATCGGAATCAACGTGTCTGCCGCGCCAGGCGGGGCCGCTTTTCTGACCGAATGGCGGCCCGACCTGACCCGCGACCGCCTGTTGGCCGACCTGTTGGCCGCGCTGGAGCATTGGCTGGCGCAACCGCTCGCGCAGATTTTGACGGCTTGGCGGCAGACCAGTGTGACGCTGGGGCGGCCCGTGCAGGTGCAGACGCCGCGTGGCCCGGTAGCAGGCACGGCGCTGGATATAGATGCGCAGGGGAGCCTGTTGGTGCAGGTGTCTGGCGGCGAGGTCGTGACCATCAGCGCG from Deinococcus sp. QL22 encodes:
- a CDS encoding transcriptional regulator — protein: MVKLLPALGLLLLSSAHATDSTSAAHDLSAALKKARQWTARGQVEVSVFFPPRTTPTRTANALPAVPFRPALLARNFTVTRGDSEAVAGRPSTRFDLMPRRGVAARWSLWIDQAWKVPLAFEERMPDGTLARRAAFVKVNGALARVPVQPLSSGIGLGAVLKAALPGLRLPAGFTPVAARARAEGQGGTEITLSDGVNVLALIVAPRNVRPAVGVASVRVAGAGGVRFVWLVGNLPESALKTALANVRQVDEAGLGTFAAPVDSNR
- a CDS encoding RNA polymerase sigma factor, with amino-acid sequence MTLNDSADLHTWPQSDWTDEALVQAFRQPGPRSEGAFEVLVTRHAPRIHRLAASMVGPGAADDVVQDVFIAVHGGLNNFRAEAAFSTWLHRIALNACTRALKASQPVPLESVAEPAAPHDLVLSGENTDLRERLARAMHTLPPDQREALALRELSGLDYAEIAEITGAELGTVKSRINRARAALRVLLTRTGVTP
- a CDS encoding metal-dependent transcriptional regulator; its protein translation is MTARTLSPSAEDYVKQLYALGLSGQKGGGKVSTQALADALGVAPASVTGMLRKLSEQGLVSHAPYQGARLTAEGERVALEVLRHHRLLELFLHRALGVPLDEVHEEAERLEHALSERLEARIAAWLGDPTHDPHGDPIPTLAGEVPARAERRLSQLAVGDGGMVARVPDGDAEQLRALVAAGLTPGAALRVRVVDAALGTLTVEIGPTADHVLTLALAVAAQVHVHAGTSYAGTSLASEKATA
- a CDS encoding adenosylcobinamide-GDP ribazoletransferase, giving the protein MKTVLGQHLRQQLAAAHLALTFLTTLPLPHVQKVEDGDFARASAYYPLAGYAVGGVVALTLWLPLPLPDGVRAALAVGAWLLVTGMLHFDGLVDSADALFAMKSPERRLEIIHDVHVGAFGLATGALSLLTLWSLLASDIPAYAVVVAAVAARLVLLAPMNLFPAARQESLGARSREGRWGLALLLAVPALLLPGAGLAFLAALIAALLVARFASGRLGGGISGDIYGMIVVVAELVALGAFAWGKG
- a CDS encoding histidine phosphatase family protein codes for the protein MSQTSLPLTLYLIRHAPTLPNAQRRYPHSGEDASLSDAGRILAAGLAGTLPASPLAYLLAYTSPARRARETAALAGFPHAQAAPALQEARFGVMAGHTWAELEDEYGVAPREWIDALSDPGSDSGPPGGETGRTFHARLQKWLDALPHAGTVVAFTHAGPLLALLRLTVGLRAAEIAPGGRAVLHRAAAHPTSAGGDWWLSHLAPPTG
- a CDS encoding SDR family oxidoreductase; this translates as MNSTQTLQAPFLVTGGTGQLGRPLVAELLRHGAEVRVLTRRIPAAAPPAGLTYVAGDLTTGEGLTGALRGVGTVIHAAHDPTDPMRDVTATRNLLQACRDTATPPPAVLYVSIVGAAQATAFGYYAGKVRGEALVQSSGLPYLIFQATQFQEFVAEILTGLTRWPLVPLLPGQLQPVAVADVGAVLADHALHGTRGEAVLAGPEIITLHELTRTWLAAHHQHKLLLPLPFAPPHPFLQAVRRGVLTAPQAAYQGRSWADFLRESIL
- the cobU gene encoding bifunctional adenosylcobinamide kinase/adenosylcobinamide-phosphate guanylyltransferase — encoded protein: MTLIFVTGGARSGKSSFAEKIAQERAESSVTYLATAQAFDTEMEDRIARHRTDRPAEWHTVEEPLDVLVALQAAPTPTVLLDCLSLWVSNLLLSGLDEEVILARTDAVLHAQTVRGGLLIAVTNEVGSGIVPDNALARSYRDILGRVNQRFAAASAEAYLLASGLPLQLK
- the cobT gene encoding nicotinate-nucleotide--dimethylbenzimidazole phosphoribosyltransferase — its product is MPTPSLPTELAALIAAVQPAHAGAVAAARTRQAQLTKPHGALGDLEEVSVRLAGVFGSDRPHPRGVAVLVAAADHGVAAGPHPVSAYPPEVTPAMVANFLADTPAGLGGAAVNAIARSVGARVYVMDAGVNADLPQHPALVRAADLGGLGRRGTSDLRTGPAMSRDEAVALILAGAALARQAVQDGADLIVPGEMGIGNTTPAAALTARMLGQDAVAVTGRGTGVDDATLERKVAAVREALARGGSTLADPLGVLADLGGFEIAAMLGMMLQSVALGKVVILDGFVEGSAALLAVALAPALADFLFAAGECAEIGHAAQLAHLNLKPMFRLGLRLGEGTGGVLAAPMLLAAAATLREMQTFAEAGVPGGA
- a CDS encoding phosphoribosylanthranilate isomerase; protein product: MTAPTAPRIRVKVCGTTSVTDAVQAAEAGADALGFIFAPISKRLVSAEVARAASLSVGPVVARVGVFLDQGLDEVLRTAERARMSAVQLHGDLSSLYVSEVARYHPVLRVLRPADLLAGADALEAAKEVAEVPGVTLMLDAPEPGGGVPLDWEALRPIFPAGAWLAGGLGPQNVAAAIRALNPVGVDAVSRLESSAGVKNHDLVWSFVVAARSGSSADGA
- a CDS encoding metalloenzyme domain protein, which produces MPSALLWLALDGVGHPLDAVGPDSIWDQPLPALRPLIDAGQALDTTLGVLGLPQSGTGQACWLTGQDAVRVMGEHFGPHPGPTLQRLLRESALPVRLAQAGARVALANHYPPPYFEAQARRPRMGCFPFSFLAAGSPLNPPGVPPVPATLGLSYTEPWQPVRPLDEVSRLGESLATSAQTHDLLVADLWFSDPLGHLGSLPTRPAVAAAARAYLVRVDALLAGALQAGAQVLLTSDHGNAENLTVKAHTLARVPFAASGLSLPNASNVVEAGQALAHWFGLPPQTAKSDIDHTRD
- a CDS encoding biotin--[acetyl-CoA-carboxylase] ligase; translation: MPDRLLPLLSDLPQSGEALGARLGVGRVTVNTLARRLEADGVPVVISREGYALAAGTPAPMLVAPLLATHTFGQALRYAGTVTSTQDVARAWADDAAAPAAHGAVVVAERQSAGRGRRGRAWDTTHGTLVFSVLLHGLTLPELALIPLAAGVAVQAASRIGGLKWPNDLLAADGRKLAGILLEADLRGEEVRRAVLGIGINVSAAPGGAAFLTEWRPDLTRDRLLADLLAALEHWLAQPLAQILTAWRQTSVTLGRPVQVQTPRGPVAGTALDIDAQGSLLVQVSGGEVVTISAGDVQLVGQLASPAPAPG